One Setaria viridis chromosome 3, Setaria_viridis_v4.0, whole genome shotgun sequence DNA window includes the following coding sequences:
- the LOC117848557 gene encoding zinc finger CCCH domain-containing protein 36 isoform X1: MASAGGGGGATGEIPEVDMEVVERPPEEPGRVGLKRVRDPHSALGSYGFYGVTTAEKKPMLQPHVNALRLSSPSLGEYPENKTKRVTKICTFYAQGWCQNGKNCTFLHDREGFGSAKAGLLAPAGSGNHRGSEEGSQVQHQSNLKVPQFKYAEGSSKYELYRSLVHVYGEDNERLAHLADKQNLTTPGVSQGLPGSIDDSFTKRPTAPINELVRSLVVHEKNHKPFMGHPIGLAAETRRYLDVNTLNSDHQFQSSGMSISSDTLQFREKLSAYGGTTDNLPNTHQKEHRSSHASYSSCNLTGFRNLGYATSEISLGSPSLRATSQLGIQSHHLFRTGIEKVNLHRHIDVDKGCGTSRPALLSSSSLDPSIISAGPLSPIKDEVWETSVPFVPSFSFPTPPGSPYDPFVDCIEPPKVGNTDNLKSSNISFSISSQHTNPDVITDKSLNRDDKLTRNMSAIGANGPACLIASDRGRSSSLDVNNRVKACDRKNNVGSSDEKARDFRFHLAEHIKDLIKPIWKEGNLSKDAHKQVVKKSVEKVVDSIEPNQVPTTKEMIAKYITTNGSKIEKLVKASYSMRSKLLNVELLLDQDWSLDLMSMGA, from the exons GTTTTTATGGAGTGACTACTGCCGAGAAGAAACCAATGTTGCAGCCTCATGTTAATGCTCTGAG ATTGAGTAGCCCTTCTCTTGGTGAATATCCGGAGAATAAAACAAAAAGGGTCACCAAAATATGTACCTTTTACGCTCAAGGTTGGTGCCAGAATGGAAAGAATTGCACTTTTCTTCATGACAGAGAGGGTTTTGGTTCTGCAAAGGCTGGTCTGCTTGCACCAGCTGGTTCTGGGAATCATCGAG GTTCTGAAGAAGGATCCCAAGTACAACATCAATCCAACTTGAAAGTGCCTCAGTTCAAGTATGCAGAGGGTTCATCGAAATATGAGCTATATCGGAGCCTTGTTCATGTGTATGGTGAAGATAATGAGaggttggcacatcttgctgaTAAACAAAACCTTACCACTCCAGGGGTTTCACAAGGGCTCCCTGGCAGTATTGATGATTCATTTACTAAAAGGCCGACTGCTCCTATAAATGAGCTGGTGCGGAGTCTAGTAGTTCATGAGAAGAACCACAAACCTTTCATGGGACACCCTATTGGTTTGGCTGCTGAAACAAGAAGATACCTTGACGTGAACACCTTAAATTCAGACCACCAGTTTCAATCATCTGGCATGTCTATTTCGTCCGATACTCTCCAATTCCGTGAGAAGCTGTCAGCTTATGGTGGAACAACAGATAATCTTCCCAACACACATCAGAAAGAACATCGTTCAAGCCATGCCTCATATAGTTCATGTAACTTAACAGGATTCAGAAATCTAGGCTATGCTACCTCTGAAATTTCCTTAGGAAGCCCAAGTCTCCGAGCAACTTCTCAGCTGGGAATACAGTCCCATCATCTGTTCAGAACTGGTATTGAGAAGGTTAATCTCCATAGACATATTGACGTTGACAAGGGCTGTGGTACTTCTAGACCTGCACTACTTTCAAGCAGTTCACTTGACCCTTCTATCATATCAGCTGGGCCACTTTCTCCAATCAAGGATGAGGTCTGGGAAACATCAGTGCCTTTTGTACCTTCTTTTAGTTTTCCAACACCTCCAGGAAGTCCATATGACCCATTCGTTGACTGTATTGAACCTCCTAAAGTTGGGAATACAGATAATCTGAAGTCGTCCAATATATCCTTCAGTATTTCAAGTCAGCATACAAATCCGGATGTCATCACTGATAAATCACTGAATCGCGATGACAAGTTAACCAGGAATATGTCTGCCATAGGAGCAAATGGACCTGCATGCTTGATTGCATCTGATAGAGGACGCAGCTCTAGCCTGGACGTTAATAACAGGGTGAAAGCTTGTGACAGAAAAAATAATGTAGGTAGTAGCGATGAGAAAGCAAGAGACTTTCGTTTTCATTTGGCAGAACATATAAAGGACTTGATCAAACCAATATGGaaggaaggtaatctgagtaaAGATGCTCATAAACAGGTAGTGAAAAAAAGTGTTGAAAAAGTTGTTGATTCAATTGAGCCAAATCAAGTACCAACTACTAAAGAGATGATTGCCAAATATATTACCACCAATGGATCAAAGATAGAAAAACTTGTGAAG GCATCGTACAGCATGAGATCCAAGCTTCTAAATGTTGAATTACTGCTCGACCAAGATTGGAGCTTGGACTTGATGTCGATGGGAGCTTGA
- the LOC117848557 gene encoding zinc finger CCCH domain-containing protein 36 isoform X2, which translates to MASAGGGGGATGEIPEVDMEVVERPPEEPGRVGLKRVRDPHSALGSYGFYGVTTAEKKPMLQPHVNALRLSSPSLGEYPENKTKRVTKICTFYAQGWCQNGKNCTFLHDREGFGSAKAGLLAPAGSGNHRGSEEGSQVQHQSNLKVPQFKYAEGSSKYELYRSLVHVYGEDNERLAHLADKQNLTTPGVSQGLPGSIDDSFTKRPTAPINELVRSLVVHEKNHKPFMGHPIGLAAETRRYLDVNTLNSDHQFQSSGMSISSDTLQFREKLSAYGGTTDNLPNTHQKEHRSSHASYSSCNLTGFRNLGYATSEISLGSPSLRATSQLGIQSHHLFRTGIEKVNLHRHIDVDKGCGTSRPALLSSSSLDPSIISAGPLSPIKDEVWETSVPFVPSFSFPTPPGSPYDPFVDCIEPPKVGNTDNLKSSNISFSISSQHTNPDVITDKSLNRDDKLTRNMSAIGANGPACLIASDRGRSSSLDVNNRVKACDRKNNVGSSDEKARDFRFHLAEHIKDLIKPIWKEGNLSKDAHKQVVKKSVEKVVDSIEPNQVPTTKEMIAKYITTNGSKIEKLVKAYVDRHRTA; encoded by the exons GTTTTTATGGAGTGACTACTGCCGAGAAGAAACCAATGTTGCAGCCTCATGTTAATGCTCTGAG ATTGAGTAGCCCTTCTCTTGGTGAATATCCGGAGAATAAAACAAAAAGGGTCACCAAAATATGTACCTTTTACGCTCAAGGTTGGTGCCAGAATGGAAAGAATTGCACTTTTCTTCATGACAGAGAGGGTTTTGGTTCTGCAAAGGCTGGTCTGCTTGCACCAGCTGGTTCTGGGAATCATCGAG GTTCTGAAGAAGGATCCCAAGTACAACATCAATCCAACTTGAAAGTGCCTCAGTTCAAGTATGCAGAGGGTTCATCGAAATATGAGCTATATCGGAGCCTTGTTCATGTGTATGGTGAAGATAATGAGaggttggcacatcttgctgaTAAACAAAACCTTACCACTCCAGGGGTTTCACAAGGGCTCCCTGGCAGTATTGATGATTCATTTACTAAAAGGCCGACTGCTCCTATAAATGAGCTGGTGCGGAGTCTAGTAGTTCATGAGAAGAACCACAAACCTTTCATGGGACACCCTATTGGTTTGGCTGCTGAAACAAGAAGATACCTTGACGTGAACACCTTAAATTCAGACCACCAGTTTCAATCATCTGGCATGTCTATTTCGTCCGATACTCTCCAATTCCGTGAGAAGCTGTCAGCTTATGGTGGAACAACAGATAATCTTCCCAACACACATCAGAAAGAACATCGTTCAAGCCATGCCTCATATAGTTCATGTAACTTAACAGGATTCAGAAATCTAGGCTATGCTACCTCTGAAATTTCCTTAGGAAGCCCAAGTCTCCGAGCAACTTCTCAGCTGGGAATACAGTCCCATCATCTGTTCAGAACTGGTATTGAGAAGGTTAATCTCCATAGACATATTGACGTTGACAAGGGCTGTGGTACTTCTAGACCTGCACTACTTTCAAGCAGTTCACTTGACCCTTCTATCATATCAGCTGGGCCACTTTCTCCAATCAAGGATGAGGTCTGGGAAACATCAGTGCCTTTTGTACCTTCTTTTAGTTTTCCAACACCTCCAGGAAGTCCATATGACCCATTCGTTGACTGTATTGAACCTCCTAAAGTTGGGAATACAGATAATCTGAAGTCGTCCAATATATCCTTCAGTATTTCAAGTCAGCATACAAATCCGGATGTCATCACTGATAAATCACTGAATCGCGATGACAAGTTAACCAGGAATATGTCTGCCATAGGAGCAAATGGACCTGCATGCTTGATTGCATCTGATAGAGGACGCAGCTCTAGCCTGGACGTTAATAACAGGGTGAAAGCTTGTGACAGAAAAAATAATGTAGGTAGTAGCGATGAGAAAGCAAGAGACTTTCGTTTTCATTTGGCAGAACATATAAAGGACTTGATCAAACCAATATGGaaggaaggtaatctgagtaaAGATGCTCATAAACAGGTAGTGAAAAAAAGTGTTGAAAAAGTTGTTGATTCAATTGAGCCAAATCAAGTACCAACTACTAAAGAGATGATTGCCAAATATATTACCACCAATGGATCAAAGATAGAAAAACTTGTGAAG GCATATGTTGATAGGCATCGTACAGCATGA